One genomic window of Niveibacterium sp. SC-1 includes the following:
- a CDS encoding cation diffusion facilitator family transporter — translation MPPHTHSAGHAHDHDHDHDQQHDHGHGAANAHAHPQRAHADHDHHHHHGLHAHGHGSSTRTLLLALCLTLGFALVESLGGWLTGSLSLLGDAGHMLSDSLALGLAAAAARLAQRPPSSRHSYGLGRVETLAALGNAVLMLVIVIWIGWEAAQRLRNPLPIKADSAAVIALIGFFVNVAAAWLLSRGEKNLNVRAALLHVIGDLLGSVAALVALLIVHFTGWNAADPLLSLLIGGIILSSTIGLLKESVRQLLDAVPDGLSLPEIGRRIAALEGVGSVHDLHVWAIAPGRAALSAHLVLTDAARWPTILVAARHLIQTEYDIQHTTLQPELPGEQRVPLERITHRHFSRTIP, via the coding sequence ATGCCTCCGCACACGCATTCCGCCGGTCACGCGCATGACCATGACCATGACCATGACCAGCAGCATGATCACGGCCACGGTGCGGCGAACGCACACGCGCACCCCCAGCGCGCCCATGCGGACCACGACCACCATCACCATCACGGCCTGCACGCCCACGGCCATGGATCCAGCACTCGCACCCTGCTGCTCGCGCTTTGCCTGACCCTGGGCTTCGCCCTGGTTGAAAGCCTGGGCGGCTGGCTCACCGGTTCCCTTTCGCTATTGGGCGACGCGGGCCACATGCTCTCCGACAGCCTCGCCCTTGGCCTCGCGGCCGCGGCGGCGCGGCTCGCCCAACGCCCGCCCTCCAGCCGCCACAGCTACGGCCTGGGTCGGGTGGAAACCCTCGCGGCGCTCGGGAACGCCGTACTCATGCTGGTCATCGTGATATGGATCGGCTGGGAGGCGGCGCAGCGCCTACGCAATCCGCTACCTATCAAGGCGGATTCCGCCGCGGTGATCGCGCTCATCGGCTTCTTTGTGAATGTGGCCGCCGCGTGGCTGCTCTCACGCGGCGAGAAGAACCTCAATGTGCGGGCTGCCTTGCTCCATGTCATCGGCGATCTGCTGGGGTCGGTCGCCGCGCTGGTCGCCTTGCTGATCGTGCATTTCACCGGCTGGAATGCGGCCGACCCGCTGCTCTCGCTCCTGATCGGCGGCATCATCCTTTCCTCGACCATCGGCCTGCTCAAGGAGAGCGTGCGCCAGCTCCTGGATGCGGTGCCGGACGGCCTGTCGCTGCCGGAGATCGGCCGCCGCATCGCTGCGCTGGAGGGCGTGGGCTCGGTGCATGACCTGCATGTGTGGGCTATCGCCCCGGGCCGCGCGGCGCTTTCCGCACACCTGGTGCTCACGGATGCGGCGCGCTGGCCGACGATCCTGGTTGCCGCGCGCCATCTCATCCAGACCGAATACGACATCCAGCACACCACGCTGCAGCCGGAGCTGCCGGGCGAACAACGGGTACCGCTGGAACGCATCACCCATCGACATTTCTCCCGGACCATTCCTTGA
- a CDS encoding HDOD domain-containing protein: MHLAQELVAHVERLATLPDVYLKIRAALDDPDVSIPEVADVIAADPSLTAALLRLANSAFYGYARKIESISRAVSLIGLEQVHDLVLATSVTSLFAGIRPQRMDMARFWRDSVRRGLLAREVARGQRELNPERMFVAGLLADAGHLVMYVAVPDLMSQILDTPLDDYDSLPELERRIIGCDFAEVGAALASSWHLPLSFGVLIGSQLKPECAGEYAPAAALLNIVSAVAATAGGGKESDYELSAEAEHLAGIEVSAVEEALAGVEAQLEMMLAIFGAQA; this comes from the coding sequence ATGCATCTCGCCCAGGAACTCGTGGCGCACGTCGAACGACTCGCCACGCTGCCCGACGTGTATCTGAAGATCCGCGCCGCTCTGGACGACCCGGACGTTTCCATTCCCGAAGTCGCGGACGTGATCGCGGCCGATCCCTCGCTCACGGCAGCACTTCTGCGCCTGGCCAACAGCGCCTTCTACGGCTACGCCCGCAAGATCGAGAGCATCAGCCGTGCGGTAAGCCTGATCGGGCTCGAACAGGTCCACGACCTGGTGCTGGCCACCTCGGTGACCTCGCTCTTCGCCGGCATCCGTCCGCAGCGGATGGACATGGCCCGCTTCTGGCGCGATTCCGTGCGGCGCGGCCTGCTCGCACGTGAAGTGGCGCGCGGCCAGCGTGAGCTGAATCCGGAACGGATGTTCGTCGCCGGCCTGCTGGCCGACGCGGGCCACTTGGTGATGTACGTGGCGGTGCCGGACCTCATGTCGCAGATCCTCGACACCCCGCTGGACGATTACGACAGCCTGCCCGAGCTGGAGCGGCGCATCATCGGTTGCGACTTCGCTGAGGTCGGCGCCGCCCTGGCTTCGAGCTGGCATCTGCCGCTGAGCTTCGGTGTCTTGATCGGCTCGCAACTCAAGCCCGAATGCGCGGGCGAGTACGCCCCGGCGGCAGCCCTGCTGAACATTGTCAGCGCAGTGGCCGCCACGGCCGGCGGTGGCAAGGAGTCGGACTACGAACTCAGCGCGGAGGCGGAACACCTGGCCGGAATCGAAGTCAGTGCCGTAGAGGAGGCGCTCGCAGGCGTCGAGGCACAGCTGGAGATGATGCTCGCCATCTTCGGCGCCCAAGCCTGA
- a CDS encoding adenosylcobalamin-dependent ribonucleoside-diphosphate reductase — translation MGNQGTAVELADLAAQEISGEVLLEKYAKGNEQTVHEVRRRIAHALAAVEPEDKRGAWETRFLDALERGFVPAGRINSAAGTKLAATLINCFVQPVGDSITEVVDGRPGIYTALAEAAETMRRGGGVGYDFSSIRPVGALVRGTQSRASGPVSYMRVFDRSCETVESAGARRGAQMGVLRCDHPDIEAFIHAKDQGDLSNFNISVGVTDEFMQAVESDGEVELAHKAEPGAEIRASGGYQREDGSWVYRKLRARELWDQIMRSTYDHAEPGILFLDRINRDNNLYYCESIAATNPCAEQPLPPYGCCCLGSINLTPFVRKPFGEGASFDFTAFGEVVEVAMRMLDNVLDATHWPLEKQQQEAANKRRVGLGFTGLGDALIMLGLRYDTAEARAMGSRISEAMRDRAYLASVNLAVERGAFPLFNADLYLSGGNFASRLPAEIKDKIRRHGIRNSHLLSIAPTGTISLAFADNASNGIEPPFSWTYTRKKRMPDGTFKEYQVEDYAWRAYRHLGGDVNALPPAFVTALAISAQAHKDMVAAVAPYIDTSISKTVNVPADYPYADFEDLYLDAWKAGLKGLATYRPNSVLGSVLSVDAPSEKKLPQDIELADPNRRLSIKSLPAPVLASLRWPGRPELPDGNAAWTYMLPTPQGEFAIFVGHLNNSEDERRGAFPFEVWVNGADQPRGLGAVAKTLSMDMRANDRAWLKLKLDTLAKTVGERAFEFPTPPNGERKLVPGIVAAFAQVVRYRCEKLGAFEIDLPTPVLDAVFSLQEPRTGTDGTLSWTVDISNPASGEEFVLGLKEITLPDGVTRPYSMWLSGNYPRALDGLSQILSLDMRVMDPAWIGMKLRKLLNYPEPLGDFMAFVPGTRRQQNWPSTVAYLARLIIHRYAMLGVLDENGYPTREMGILEAPRTEQEPELMQGGLCTECGNYAVIRKDGCDFCTACGAVGTCG, via the coding sequence ATGGGAAATCAGGGAACCGCAGTCGAACTCGCCGATCTGGCGGCACAGGAGATCTCGGGCGAGGTCTTGCTCGAGAAATACGCCAAGGGCAATGAACAGACGGTGCACGAAGTGCGCCGCCGCATCGCCCACGCCCTCGCGGCCGTCGAGCCCGAGGACAAGCGAGGCGCCTGGGAGACCCGCTTCCTTGATGCACTCGAACGCGGCTTCGTGCCCGCGGGCCGGATCAATTCGGCCGCCGGCACCAAGCTCGCCGCCACCCTGATCAACTGCTTCGTGCAGCCGGTGGGCGATTCGATCACCGAAGTGGTCGATGGCCGCCCGGGCATCTACACCGCGCTGGCGGAAGCGGCGGAAACGATGCGCCGTGGCGGCGGCGTGGGCTACGACTTTTCCTCCATCCGCCCGGTCGGCGCCTTGGTGCGTGGCACGCAGAGCCGCGCCAGCGGGCCGGTCTCCTACATGCGCGTGTTCGACCGCTCCTGCGAGACCGTCGAATCGGCCGGCGCGCGCCGTGGCGCGCAGATGGGCGTGCTGCGCTGCGACCATCCGGACATTGAAGCCTTCATCCACGCCAAGGACCAGGGCGACCTCTCCAACTTCAACATCTCGGTCGGCGTCACCGACGAATTCATGCAGGCCGTCGAGAGCGACGGCGAAGTGGAACTCGCGCACAAGGCCGAGCCCGGCGCGGAGATCCGCGCTTCTGGTGGCTACCAGCGCGAGGACGGCAGCTGGGTCTACCGCAAGCTGCGGGCGCGCGAGCTGTGGGACCAGATCATGCGTTCCACCTACGACCACGCCGAACCCGGCATCCTCTTCCTCGACCGCATCAACCGGGACAACAACCTCTATTACTGCGAGAGCATCGCCGCGACCAACCCCTGCGCGGAACAACCGCTGCCGCCCTATGGCTGCTGCTGCCTCGGCTCGATCAACCTGACGCCCTTCGTGCGCAAGCCCTTCGGCGAAGGCGCGAGTTTTGACTTCACGGCCTTCGGCGAGGTCGTCGAGGTCGCGATGCGCATGCTCGACAATGTGCTCGACGCGACCCACTGGCCGCTCGAAAAGCAGCAGCAAGAGGCCGCCAACAAGCGCCGCGTGGGCCTGGGCTTCACCGGCCTGGGTGACGCGCTGATCATGCTCGGCCTGCGCTACGACACGGCCGAAGCCCGCGCCATGGGTTCGCGCATCTCGGAAGCCATGCGCGACCGCGCCTACCTCGCCTCGGTGAATCTTGCGGTGGAACGCGGCGCCTTCCCGCTCTTCAACGCCGACCTCTACCTCTCGGGCGGCAACTTCGCCTCGCGTCTGCCCGCCGAGATCAAGGACAAGATCCGTCGCCACGGCATCCGCAACTCGCACCTGCTGTCGATCGCGCCGACCGGCACGATCTCGCTCGCCTTCGCCGACAACGCCTCGAACGGTATCGAACCCCCGTTCTCCTGGACCTACACCCGCAAGAAGCGCATGCCCGACGGCACCTTCAAGGAGTACCAGGTCGAGGACTACGCCTGGCGCGCCTATCGTCACCTGGGTGGCGACGTCAATGCGCTGCCGCCGGCCTTTGTCACTGCGCTTGCGATCTCCGCGCAGGCCCACAAGGACATGGTCGCGGCCGTCGCGCCCTACATCGACACCTCGATTTCCAAGACGGTGAACGTGCCGGCCGACTACCCCTACGCGGACTTCGAGGATCTCTACCTCGACGCCTGGAAGGCCGGCCTCAAGGGGCTTGCCACCTATCGACCCAACAGCGTGCTCGGCTCAGTGCTGTCGGTGGACGCGCCCTCGGAAAAGAAGCTGCCGCAGGACATCGAACTCGCCGATCCGAACCGGCGCCTCTCGATCAAGTCCCTGCCCGCACCGGTGCTTGCCAGCCTGCGCTGGCCCGGGCGCCCGGAACTGCCGGACGGCAACGCCGCCTGGACCTACATGCTGCCCACCCCCCAGGGCGAGTTCGCGATCTTTGTCGGGCACCTGAACAACAGCGAAGACGAACGCCGCGGAGCCTTTCCCTTCGAGGTCTGGGTCAACGGTGCTGACCAGCCGCGCGGCCTCGGCGCCGTTGCCAAGACACTCTCCATGGACATGCGTGCCAACGACCGCGCCTGGCTCAAGCTCAAGCTGGACACCCTCGCCAAGACCGTGGGCGAACGCGCTTTTGAATTCCCCACGCCGCCCAATGGCGAACGCAAGCTCGTACCCGGCATCGTTGCAGCCTTTGCCCAGGTCGTACGCTACCGCTGCGAGAAGCTTGGTGCCTTCGAGATCGACCTGCCGACGCCGGTGCTCGACGCCGTCTTCAGCCTGCAGGAACCACGCACCGGCACCGACGGCACGCTCTCCTGGACGGTGGACATCAGCAACCCGGCCTCGGGTGAAGAGTTCGTGCTGGGCCTCAAGGAAATCACCCTGCCGGATGGCGTGACGCGCCCCTATTCCATGTGGCTCTCGGGCAACTACCCGCGCGCACTCGACGGCCTCTCGCAGATCCTCTCGCTCGACATGCGGGTCATGGACCCCGCCTGGATCGGCATGAAGCTGCGGAAACTGCTCAACTACCCCGAGCCGCTCGGCGACTTCATGGCCTTCGTGCCCGGCACGCGCCGCCAGCAGAACTGGCCCTCCACGGTCGCCTACCTCGCGCGCCTCATCATCCACCGCTACGCGATGCTCGGCGTGCTGGACGAGAACGGCTACCCGACCCGTGAAATGGGCATCCTCGAAGCCCCGCGCACCGAGCAGGAGCCCGAACTGATGCAAGGCGGGCTGTGCACCGAATGCGGCAACTACGCCGTCATCCGCAAGGACGGCTGCGACTTCTGCACTGCCTGCGGAGCTGTTGGCACCTGCGGGTGA
- a CDS encoding VTT domain-containing protein has product MPSNRALAVRASLLVLLVLCLVGLAVLWKAYGPGDVAGFKELVARTRISVRELSAWCVLACVFLASVLSVPLGAIIVASSLLLGPWLGIIHTLLGTTLGAICSYSIGNYLGHEGLRHFGGERINQVSRRLAERGLLAVIIIRMLPIAPFAVVNMIAGASHLRFKDFVLGSILGMLPGTVLIAFSVDQLQRWLSR; this is encoded by the coding sequence TCGCTCCTCGTGTTGCTGGTGCTTTGCCTGGTCGGGCTGGCCGTCCTCTGGAAAGCGTACGGCCCTGGCGACGTCGCAGGGTTTAAAGAACTCGTCGCAAGGACGCGCATCTCTGTACGTGAGCTTTCTGCATGGTGTGTCCTCGCCTGCGTATTCCTTGCGAGTGTGCTGTCGGTACCGCTCGGCGCCATCATCGTTGCAAGCTCCCTGTTGCTCGGTCCGTGGCTGGGAATCATCCATACCTTGCTGGGTACGACACTGGGCGCCATCTGCAGCTACTCGATTGGCAACTACCTGGGGCACGAGGGTCTGCGTCACTTCGGTGGGGAGCGGATCAATCAGGTTAGTCGTCGTCTCGCCGAACGTGGTTTGCTGGCGGTCATCATTATCCGGATGTTGCCCATTGCGCCGTTCGCCGTCGTCAACATGATTGCCGGCGCGTCACATCTACGCTTCAAGGATTTTGTTCTCGGCTCCATTCTGGGAATGCTTCCAGGAACAGTGCTGATTGCGTTTTCGGTTGACCAGCTGCAGCGTTGGCTGAGTCGGTGA